From Chryseobacterium joostei, the proteins below share one genomic window:
- a CDS encoding lipocalin family protein yields the protein MKNRIILIVLISFGLLNNLASCSSMPEKAQPVNQFDVNRYLGTWYEIARFDYRFEKDLDNAMAQYSLNADGSVKVVNSGYNFKKEKWVSVDGTAKFRGDKNTAALKVSFFGPFYAGYNVVALEDYKYALVAGKNLDYLWILSREKTLPDNVKQLFISKAQEIGYDTSKLIWVKQDKKSPFNK from the coding sequence ATGAAAAATAGAATAATTCTTATTGTATTAATCAGTTTCGGGCTATTAAATAATTTGGCCTCTTGTTCTTCTATGCCTGAAAAAGCACAGCCTGTCAATCAGTTTGATGTCAACAGGTATTTAGGTACATGGTACGAAATAGCAAGATTTGACTATCGTTTTGAAAAAGATCTTGATAATGCAATGGCTCAATATAGTCTTAATGCTGACGGAAGTGTAAAAGTTGTCAACAGCGGATATAATTTTAAAAAGGAAAAATGGGTTTCTGTAGATGGTACAGCTAAATTTAGAGGAGACAAGAATACTGCAGCTCTGAAAGTGAGTTTTTTCGGACCTTTTTATGCCGGATATAACGTAGTGGCACTGGAAGATTATAAATATGCATTGGTGGCCGGGAAAAATTTAGACTATCTGTGGATTCTTTCACGTGAGAAAACGCTTCCGGATAATGTAAAACAGCTTTTTATCTCTAAAGCTCAGGAGATTGGTTATGATACATCGAAACTTATATGGGTAAAACAGGATAAAAAAAGTCCGTTCAATAAATAA
- the ribA gene encoding GTP cyclohydrolase II has translation MLKIQARSKIPTDYGIFTVYAFSESEEDWTPHLVLVAENTDFSRTVNVRFHSECITGEVFHSKKCECGQQLDVAMKYMSENGGVIIYLRQEGRNIGIINKLKAYALQEKGLDTVEANLKLGLPADGRNFDIAVEMLNILKIREINLLTNNPDKIKSIENSEIILNSRIPLEIASNEVNESYLIKKKDYFGHFLEKL, from the coding sequence ATGCTTAAAATACAGGCACGATCAAAAATACCTACAGATTATGGGATATTCACTGTATATGCATTTTCAGAGAGTGAAGAAGACTGGACTCCCCACTTGGTTTTGGTGGCAGAAAATACAGACTTTTCCAGAACTGTAAATGTACGTTTTCATTCGGAATGTATTACTGGAGAAGTTTTTCATTCAAAAAAATGTGAATGCGGGCAACAGCTGGATGTTGCTATGAAATATATGTCGGAAAATGGTGGAGTTATCATCTATCTCAGACAGGAAGGAAGAAATATTGGAATTATTAATAAGCTTAAGGCTTATGCGCTTCAGGAAAAGGGGTTAGATACTGTTGAGGCCAATTTGAAGCTGGGGCTTCCGGCAGATGGAAGAAACTTTGATATAGCAGTTGAAATGCTGAATATTCTAAAGATCAGAGAGATCAATCTATTAACCAATAATCCGGATAAGATCAAATCTATAGAGAATAGTGAAATCATTCTCAATAGCAGAATTCCTCTGGAAATTGCTTCTAATGAAGTGAATGAAAGTTATCTCATTAAAAAAAAGGATTACTTCGGTCATTTCTTGGAAAAACTTTAG
- a CDS encoding phytoene/squalene synthase family protein — protein MKKLFDELSYEVSKYTTQKYSTSFSLGILALKPSIRPAIYAVYGYVRLADEIVDSFHGYDKEKLLKRLKSETYEALEDGISLNPILHSFQETVHQYDIDKQLINQFLHSMEMDLQKLDYNSALYNVYIYGSAEVVGLMCLQIFTDGNKQQFEELKPFAMKLGSAFQKVNFLRDLKDDYQILGRTYFPSMNMSVFDNTLKALIEKEIEEEFKEALQGIKKLPGSSIFGVYLAYRYYLSLFEKIKKTSSQNILQQRIRIANSQKLLVAFKSYIRYKSAYF, from the coding sequence ATGAAAAAACTGTTTGATGAATTGTCTTACGAAGTGAGTAAGTACACTACACAAAAATACAGTACCAGTTTTTCATTAGGAATATTGGCACTCAAGCCCTCGATCAGACCGGCTATTTATGCTGTTTATGGTTATGTGCGTCTTGCAGATGAAATTGTAGACAGTTTCCATGGCTATGATAAAGAGAAACTTCTGAAGAGATTAAAGTCGGAAACCTACGAGGCACTGGAAGATGGTATTTCTCTTAATCCGATTTTACATTCCTTTCAGGAAACTGTTCACCAGTATGATATCGATAAGCAGCTGATCAATCAGTTTTTACACAGCATGGAAATGGATCTTCAAAAATTAGATTATAATTCCGCTTTGTATAACGTGTATATCTATGGTTCAGCAGAAGTGGTTGGTTTGATGTGTTTGCAAATATTTACAGATGGAAATAAACAGCAGTTTGAGGAGCTTAAACCATTTGCAATGAAACTTGGTTCTGCTTTTCAGAAAGTTAATTTTTTGCGGGATCTGAAAGATGACTATCAGATTTTAGGACGAACCTATTTCCCATCCATGAATATGTCAGTCTTTGATAATACATTAAAAGCCCTGATTGAAAAGGAAATTGAAGAAGAGTTTAAAGAAGCATTACAGGGAATTAAAAAACTGCCGGGTTCTTCCATTTTTGGAGTATACCTGGCATATAGATATTATCTTTCTCTGTTTGAAAAAATAAAAAAAACAAGTTCCCAGAATATCTTGCAGCAAAGAATCAGAATTGCCAATTCACAAAAGTTATTGGTTGCATTCAAAAGCTATATCCGTTATAAATCCGCTTATTTTTGA
- a CDS encoding SRPBCC family protein → MMYRLYREQQLNCNIEKAWDFFSSPHNLSEITPESMNFVVLSDVQDEPIFKGMEIDYTVSPVLGIPMRWKTVISQVEDYKSFTDFQKEGPYKHWNHFHEFIPNENGVLMKDTVDYELPMGILGKIAHQLFVKQKLKSIFDFRYRVLNDLFNNKHN, encoded by the coding sequence ATGATGTACAGATTATACAGAGAGCAACAGCTCAATTGTAATATTGAAAAGGCATGGGATTTTTTTTCATCCCCTCATAATTTATCGGAAATAACCCCTGAAAGCATGAATTTTGTCGTTCTTTCAGATGTTCAGGATGAGCCTATTTTTAAAGGAATGGAAATAGATTATACAGTTTCTCCTGTACTGGGAATTCCGATGAGGTGGAAGACTGTCATCAGCCAGGTAGAAGATTATAAAAGTTTTACGGATTTTCAGAAAGAAGGTCCGTACAAGCACTGGAATCATTTTCATGAATTTATTCCTAATGAGAATGGAGTGCTCATGAAAGATACTGTAGATTATGAACTTCCGATGGGTATTTTAGGTAAAATAGCGCATCAGTTATTCGTAAAACAAAAGCTCAAAAGTATTTTCGATTTCAGATACAGAGTGTTGAATGATTTGTTTAACAATAAGCATAATTAA
- the hemH gene encoding ferrochelatase, whose amino-acid sequence MAKKGILLINLGSPRSTAVEDVKEYLDEFLMDERVIDYRWIFRALLVQGIILKTRPAKSAEAYKTVWTDEGSPLIVITEKIRKKLQKLMDVPVEIGMRYAEPSIETGIRNLVEKGVTEIVLFPLYPQYAMSTTETVIEKAEEIRKKKFQGVRINYVQPFYNRDLYTDCLAESIREKLPENFDALLFSYHGVPERHIYKTDPTKTCNMNDCCYKDTNPSHSFCYRHQCFSTTDRVARKLELPKDKIIVSFQSRLGKDKWIEPYTDHTLETIPQKGIKNLAIVCPAFVSDCLETLEEISVEGKEQFLEAGGETFTYIPCLNDEDRWIEVVRILCEEQLNQFYLL is encoded by the coding sequence TTGGCTAAAAAAGGAATTTTATTGATCAATCTTGGTTCTCCGAGATCTACTGCGGTAGAAGATGTAAAGGAATATCTGGATGAATTTTTGATGGATGAAAGGGTAATTGACTATCGTTGGATCTTTCGGGCACTTCTTGTTCAGGGAATTATCCTGAAAACAAGACCTGCTAAATCTGCCGAAGCCTATAAAACGGTATGGACTGATGAGGGTTCGCCATTGATCGTTATTACGGAAAAGATTCGCAAAAAGCTTCAAAAACTGATGGATGTGCCTGTGGAAATAGGAATGAGATATGCGGAACCAAGCATTGAAACAGGTATCAGGAATCTTGTTGAAAAAGGAGTCACAGAAATTGTACTGTTTCCTCTTTATCCACAATATGCAATGAGCACCACTGAAACTGTTATTGAAAAAGCAGAAGAGATCAGAAAGAAAAAATTCCAAGGTGTAAGAATCAACTACGTACAACCTTTTTATAACCGGGATCTGTATACGGACTGTCTGGCGGAAAGTATCAGAGAGAAGCTTCCAGAAAATTTTGATGCTTTATTATTTTCTTACCATGGCGTTCCTGAACGGCATATTTACAAAACAGATCCAACAAAGACGTGTAATATGAACGATTGCTGTTATAAAGACACGAATCCCAGTCATTCATTTTGTTATCGACACCAGTGTTTTAGTACTACCGATAGGGTTGCCAGAAAGCTTGAATTGCCCAAAGATAAAATAATTGTTTCTTTTCAGTCCAGATTAGGAAAAGACAAATGGATAGAGCCTTATACGGACCATACCTTGGAAACTATTCCACAAAAAGGAATTAAAAATCTTGCGATTGTTTGTCCGGCGTTTGTTTCAGACTGTCTGGAAACTCTGGAAGAAATCTCTGTTGAAGGAAAAGAGCAGTTTCTGGAAGCTGGTGGTGAAACTTTCACCTATATACCTTGTCTGAATGATGAGGATCGTTGGATTGAAGTCGTTCGTATATTGTGTGAAGAGCAGCTTAATCAATTCTATTTACTATAG
- a CDS encoding M12 family metallopeptidase codes for MELHKKILLGSFISMAIVSCNTTNDNVDEKIPQDQQSLSALQTIPKADIPAGFENTQMCKDVYLPGEDHIPGTTSRGAVITNKKWTNGSVITVGLYGGSTYVRNKVIQYAKEWSKYANITFNFVTSGTPQIRVTFTSGAGSYSYIGKDALSIASNKETMNFGWFTDTTSDTEFSRTVIHEFGHALGMIHEHQHPLAAIPWDKPKVYAYYAGAPNYWTQAQVDNNLFAKYSTSQTQYSAYDTQSIMHYSISSTLTTNGFSVGNNTVLSATDKQFIGTVYPK; via the coding sequence ATGGAATTACACAAGAAAATTTTATTAGGATCATTTATTTCAATGGCTATAGTATCATGTAATACTACCAATGATAATGTGGATGAAAAAATACCACAAGACCAACAATCGCTTTCAGCACTACAAACCATTCCAAAAGCAGATATTCCCGCAGGTTTCGAAAACACACAAATGTGTAAAGATGTTTATCTTCCCGGAGAGGATCATATTCCCGGAACAACTTCAAGGGGAGCAGTTATTACCAATAAAAAATGGACAAATGGGAGTGTTATCACGGTAGGTCTTTACGGAGGTAGCACTTACGTTCGCAACAAGGTGATACAATACGCTAAGGAATGGTCCAAATATGCCAATATTACTTTTAATTTTGTTACCAGCGGAACACCGCAGATTCGTGTAACATTTACCTCTGGTGCCGGATCTTATTCATATATAGGAAAAGATGCTCTTAGTATAGCATCCAATAAAGAAACCATGAACTTCGGCTGGTTTACCGATACCACAAGTGACACCGAATTCAGCAGAACAGTCATTCATGAATTTGGCCATGCTCTTGGGATGATTCATGAGCATCAGCATCCTTTAGCAGCTATTCCGTGGGATAAGCCAAAAGTATATGCCTATTATGCAGGTGCTCCAAATTACTGGACTCAAGCTCAGGTAGACAATAACCTTTTTGCAAAGTATTCAACTTCACAAACACAATATAGCGCTTATGACACCCAATCTATTATGCATTATAGCATCAGCTCAACGCTAACCACAAACGGATTCAGTGTGGGTAACAATACCGTTTTATCTGCAACAGACAAACAATTTATCGGAACAGTATATCCAAAATAA
- a CDS encoding MarR family winged helix-turn-helix transcriptional regulator produces the protein MNYTLIKDFIDLLQEFEAEVQVCPDLYPGTIQGFKAWISDKDNSKPENHSEEPYWDGKENGRTPESAISTLLVHLNRYAKTYSKSAISDSEFSTQEDFIYLINLKAFGEMSKMALIKKNIHDKPVGMLIIGRLLRQGLIEQTDSDLDKRSKLIRITERGLLILENQMEKIRQATNIVAGNLNYHEKMELIRILNKLDRFHYPIFSRNINADQLINTVYNEYTFKDS, from the coding sequence ATGAATTATACACTTATTAAAGATTTTATAGACTTACTACAGGAGTTTGAAGCCGAGGTTCAGGTTTGTCCTGATTTGTATCCGGGAACGATTCAAGGTTTTAAAGCATGGATTTCTGATAAGGATAATAGTAAGCCGGAAAATCATTCTGAAGAACCTTATTGGGATGGGAAAGAAAATGGAAGAACCCCGGAAAGTGCTATAAGTACATTGCTTGTTCATCTTAACCGATATGCGAAAACATACTCAAAATCTGCAATCTCAGATTCAGAATTCTCTACCCAGGAAGACTTTATTTATTTGATTAATCTGAAAGCTTTTGGTGAGATGAGTAAGATGGCACTTATCAAAAAAAACATTCATGATAAACCCGTGGGTATGCTTATTATTGGCAGACTGCTACGCCAGGGACTTATTGAACAAACAGATTCTGATTTGGATAAACGCAGTAAGTTAATCCGTATTACTGAAAGAGGATTATTGATCCTGGAAAATCAAATGGAAAAGATTCGTCAGGCAACCAATATCGTAGCCGGAAATCTCAATTATCATGAAAAGATGGAACTTATCCGTATTTTAAATAAACTGGATCGCTTTCATTACCCTATTTTTTCACGAAATATTAATGCTGATCAGCTCATCAATACAGTGTATAATGAGTATACATTTAAGGATTCTTAG
- a CDS encoding DUF6705 family protein — MKNIFFIICFFVGTFYNAQQIYSLRPTEISLDANSYEKDTNNELPFYEGTWKGNWNNKTIFITFTKLTHKYDPKFNRYRDYLVGKFKVINSNGNVIFDNTNFTDDNSKIKGVSFRKYGDKYSLSYIDSDLCDITGGIAINFTDSSKTQLNWKLNYGSNMITNECPYYNTQIPEALPKTIILTKQ; from the coding sequence ATGAAAAATATATTTTTTATTATATGCTTTTTTGTTGGTACTTTTTACAATGCACAACAAATTTACTCACTTAGACCAACAGAAATTAGCCTTGATGCTAATTCTTATGAGAAAGATACTAACAATGAACTTCCCTTTTATGAGGGTACTTGGAAAGGAAATTGGAATAATAAAACCATTTTTATAACTTTTACAAAGCTTACTCATAAATATGATCCTAAATTTAATCGTTATAGAGATTATTTAGTTGGAAAGTTTAAAGTGATAAATTCAAATGGAAATGTAATTTTTGATAATACTAATTTCACAGATGATAATTCAAAAATAAAAGGTGTTAGCTTTAGAAAATATGGTGATAAATACTCTCTATCATATATTGATTCTGACCTATGTGATATTACAGGTGGTATAGCTATTAATTTCACAGATTCATCCAAGACACAACTTAATTGGAAACTTAACTATGGAAGTAACATGATAACAAACGAATGTCCATATTACAACACCCAAATTCCAGAAGCTTTACCAAAAACTATTATTCTAACAAAACAATAA
- a CDS encoding lycopene cyclase domain-containing protein: MMSYTYILINFFTVIICFLASFDGRIQFNKLFGKFLLSSTIVAIPFIIWDIWFTAKGVWWFDLKYTLGFKIAGLPIEEWLFFYCIPFACVFTYYCLEKFFNLDWAGILNNLIVFTAVIVLCVFGLLYYERIYTLLTVIVTIITLCYLHFIVQKEWIAKASFVYMVLMPGFFAVNGILTGSLIPSPVVNYNPGDFLGVRMGTIPVEDAVYGYSQFLLNIYFFKKITKNEK; encoded by the coding sequence ATGATGTCTTATACTTACATACTGATTAATTTTTTCACTGTCATTATCTGCTTTTTGGCATCTTTTGACGGAAGAATACAGTTTAATAAACTTTTTGGGAAATTTTTGCTGTCATCAACCATCGTGGCAATTCCTTTTATTATCTGGGATATCTGGTTTACTGCAAAAGGAGTCTGGTGGTTTGATCTCAAATATACCTTAGGATTTAAAATAGCAGGGCTTCCTATTGAAGAATGGCTGTTTTTTTACTGCATACCTTTCGCCTGTGTTTTTACGTACTACTGTCTGGAAAAGTTTTTTAATCTTGATTGGGCAGGCATTTTAAATAATCTCATTGTATTTACAGCGGTTATTGTTCTTTGTGTCTTTGGGCTTCTTTATTATGAGAGAATATACACTTTGCTTACAGTAATTGTAACGATAATCACCCTTTGTTATTTGCATTTTATCGTCCAAAAAGAATGGATAGCAAAGGCTAGTTTTGTATATATGGTTTTAATGCCTGGTTTTTTTGCAGTGAATGGGATTCTTACAGGATCTTTAATTCCTTCGCCTGTTGTGAATTATAATCCTGGAGACTTTTTAGGCGTTAGAATGGGGACTATACCAGTTGAAGATGCCGTTTACGGTTACAGCCAGTTTTTATTAAATATTTATTTCTTTAAAAAAATAACTAAAAATGAAAAATAG
- a CDS encoding ATP-binding protein → MLQVGCHEEQIHLCGKIQYFGYLFVFENDICIAASSNAVEITELSFDKILGITIGQLLNLIVDDGRFMIPEIEKHTSVPLKRFTERISIHNQEYYICIYQYDKKIFFEIEVCNDYVVKFTDLNNYAKELERSEDGWQTLTGLIKEITGFDRAMVYQFLEDNSGQVIAESKNEELSSFLSFRYPEFDIPIQARELYARFPARNVSNVDGRIFDILGVSPDKLDLSYCSLRAFSPIHLQYLRNTNTYASASFSIIIEEKLWGLVTCQNIKPKHVDLEQRNLCAFLAQYAANCHLLENQKELITAHKIMAAVERDLKAELLLQYDFEGVLKKYAPKIMDIVAADGIVLKYNGELSRIGEAPDKNGIKIIDDSLLNKEEEGFFSTNQFNYLQSGYEDDTYFPGVIRISLLPGNKWFLYLFRKENIVEEIWAGKPEKFFITPEGSQVSYPSPRTSFESWKKMTKGAATNWKIRELAFLEKIAYVIRQAITQRAGEIFKLNRELIRANSALDTFGYILTHDLKNPLAMINLSADMILNREEDKSKLFNRLATNILNSTRLMTEMMDKVYELSQSTYIHFELEMINPERKIMDILENTKKQYESENLKFILGETIAIPGERTLLYQMFLNLIGNAVKYSSQEEYPLVEVKSYRKGLSVIYEIRDNGIGIDLSHGANIFEIFRRMPNTVGFEGAGIGLSIVKRIADRLGAKIFVESKMNIGTCFFIEFTNVPL, encoded by the coding sequence ATGCTTCAGGTTGGATGTCATGAAGAGCAAATACATCTTTGCGGAAAAATCCAGTATTTTGGTTATCTATTTGTTTTTGAAAATGATATATGTATTGCAGCCAGCAGTAACGCGGTTGAAATTACAGAGCTTTCCTTTGATAAAATATTGGGGATTACAATAGGTCAATTGCTGAATTTGATTGTTGATGACGGCAGATTTATGATCCCTGAAATAGAGAAACATACATCTGTCCCACTTAAAAGGTTTACAGAGCGTATTTCTATTCATAATCAAGAATACTATATCTGTATTTATCAATATGATAAAAAAATATTTTTTGAAATTGAAGTTTGTAATGATTATGTGGTAAAATTTACAGATTTAAATAATTATGCAAAGGAACTTGAGCGTAGTGAAGACGGTTGGCAGACACTGACCGGTCTGATCAAAGAAATAACGGGTTTTGACCGTGCAATGGTTTATCAATTCCTTGAGGACAATAGCGGACAGGTAATTGCAGAATCAAAAAATGAAGAACTATCCTCTTTCTTGTCATTTCGATATCCTGAATTTGATATCCCTATACAGGCTCGCGAGCTGTATGCAAGGTTTCCTGCCCGTAATGTTTCGAATGTAGATGGGCGAATATTTGATATTCTTGGAGTTTCTCCTGATAAACTAGATTTGAGCTATTGTAGCCTTAGAGCTTTTTCGCCTATACATCTGCAGTATCTTCGTAATACAAATACCTATGCCAGCGCTAGCTTTTCAATCATAATTGAAGAAAAACTTTGGGGATTGGTTACCTGTCAAAATATAAAGCCTAAACATGTTGATCTTGAACAGAGAAACTTATGTGCTTTCTTGGCGCAGTATGCTGCAAACTGTCACCTTTTGGAGAATCAAAAAGAATTGATTACTGCCCATAAGATCATGGCAGCTGTTGAAAGGGATCTTAAAGCCGAACTTTTACTACAGTATGATTTTGAGGGTGTTCTAAAAAAATATGCCCCAAAAATCATGGATATTGTTGCGGCTGACGGTATTGTTCTGAAGTATAATGGTGAGTTGAGCCGTATAGGGGAGGCTCCCGATAAAAATGGAATAAAAATAATAGATGATTCTCTTTTAAATAAAGAAGAGGAAGGTTTTTTCTCTACAAACCAATTTAATTACCTTCAATCAGGATATGAGGATGATACTTACTTTCCTGGTGTGATTCGGATCAGTTTACTTCCTGGAAATAAATGGTTTCTCTACCTTTTTCGAAAAGAAAATATTGTTGAGGAAATATGGGCCGGAAAGCCAGAAAAATTTTTTATAACACCTGAAGGAAGCCAGGTTTCTTATCCTAGTCCACGAACATCTTTTGAAAGCTGGAAAAAAATGACCAAAGGGGCGGCTACAAACTGGAAAATAAGAGAACTCGCATTTCTTGAAAAAATAGCATACGTTATCCGACAGGCAATTACCCAAAGAGCTGGGGAGATCTTCAAATTGAACAGAGAACTTATCCGTGCAAATAGTGCGTTAGATACCTTTGGGTATATACTCACTCATGATCTTAAAAATCCTCTGGCGATGATTAATTTGTCAGCAGATATGATTCTTAACCGCGAAGAAGACAAAAGCAAATTGTTCAATAGGCTGGCAACTAATATTCTTAATTCAACTCGGCTTATGACCGAGATGATGGATAAGGTTTATGAACTTTCACAGTCTACTTACATCCATTTTGAGCTTGAAATGATTAATCCGGAAAGAAAAATAATGGATATTTTGGAGAACACAAAGAAACAATATGAAAGTGAAAATCTTAAATTTATTCTTGGGGAAACAATAGCAATTCCGGGTGAAAGAACACTCCTTTATCAAATGTTTTTAAATCTTATTGGTAATGCTGTTAAATATAGCTCTCAAGAAGAATACCCTCTTGTAGAGGTTAAAAGCTATAGAAAAGGTTTATCGGTTATCTATGAAATTCGAGATAACGGTATTGGTATTGATTTGAGTCATGGGGCCAATATCTTTGAAATTTTTAGACGAATGCCTAATACTGTAGGATTTGAAGGGGCAGGGATTGGATTATCCATTGTGAAAAGAATAGCAGATCGTTTAGGAGCTAAGATCTTCGTTGAGAGTAAGATGAATATAGGAACTTGTTTTTTTATTGAATTTACCAACGTTCCTCTATAA
- a CDS encoding cryptochrome/photolyase family protein, which translates to MNRVNVFWFRRDLRLDDNTGLHHALNSGLKVIPVFIFDTDILNQLQNKNDKRVDYIHQALQQIHKELKKHNSGLYVYYGTPIAVFKKIIQDFNIDTVFSNRDYEPKAIQRDRQVADLLLKHHIQFKNFKDQVIFEKNNILKNDLSPYTVFTPYSKKWKENLKNIETVTTNCAHFANYSGSSEIISLKEIGFEKTDLEFAIPELDHSIIDSYGKYRDFPALDHTSHLGTALRFGTISIRKCVQYAVKHNEVWLNELIWREFFMQILYHFPSVVHQCFKKKYENIAWRNNEKEFKEWCEGKTGYPIVDAGMRQLNETGFMHNRVRMITASFLTKHLLIDWRWGEAYFAEKLLDYDLAANNGNWQWAAGCGCDAAPYFRIFNPYEQTKKFDKDAQYIRKWLPEDYREEPIVEHKKARERALKAYKEALAE; encoded by the coding sequence ATGAATAGGGTGAATGTTTTTTGGTTCAGAAGAGATCTTAGGCTGGATGATAATACAGGGCTTCATCATGCACTTAATTCAGGATTAAAGGTTATTCCGGTTTTTATTTTTGATACTGATATACTGAACCAGCTTCAGAATAAAAATGACAAAAGAGTAGATTATATTCATCAGGCCTTACAGCAGATTCATAAAGAGCTGAAAAAACATAACAGTGGGCTTTATGTTTATTATGGTACTCCAATTGCGGTCTTTAAGAAAATAATTCAGGATTTTAATATTGATACCGTTTTTAGCAACAGGGATTATGAGCCAAAAGCCATACAACGGGACAGGCAGGTGGCTGATTTGCTGTTGAAGCATCATATTCAATTTAAAAATTTTAAGGATCAGGTTATTTTTGAAAAAAATAATATCTTGAAAAATGATCTTTCTCCCTATACTGTTTTTACCCCATACTCAAAGAAATGGAAGGAAAATTTGAAAAATATAGAAACGGTTACCACAAACTGTGCTCATTTTGCAAATTATAGCGGGTCTTCGGAAATTATTTCATTAAAAGAAATTGGATTTGAGAAAACAGATCTTGAATTTGCAATACCGGAACTGGACCATAGTATAATAGATTCTTACGGTAAGTACCGGGATTTCCCTGCATTGGATCATACTAGTCATCTTGGGACTGCACTTCGTTTTGGAACCATTTCGATCCGGAAATGTGTACAATATGCAGTTAAGCATAATGAAGTATGGCTTAATGAACTTATCTGGAGAGAATTTTTCATGCAGATTTTGTATCATTTTCCAAGTGTTGTTCATCAGTGCTTTAAAAAGAAATATGAAAATATTGCTTGGAGGAATAATGAAAAAGAATTTAAGGAGTGGTGTGAAGGTAAAACCGGATATCCAATTGTAGATGCCGGAATGAGGCAGCTCAATGAAACCGGATTTATGCACAACAGGGTAAGAATGATCACGGCAAGTTTTCTTACTAAACATCTGCTTATTGATTGGAGATGGGGAGAGGCTTATTTTGCCGAAAAGCTGCTGGACTACGATTTGGCTGCCAATAATGGAAACTGGCAATGGGCTGCAGGTTGTGGTTGTGATGCTGCGCCTTATTTCAGGATATTCAATCCCTATGAACAAACAAAAAAGTTTGACAAAGATGCTCAATATATCAGAAAGTGGCTTCCGGAAGATTATAGGGAAGAGCCCATCGTGGAACACAAAAAAGCCAGAGAAAGAGCATTAAAGGCTTACAAAGAAGCTTTGGCAGAATAA
- a CDS encoding prevent-host-death protein, translating into MNYKLELNTQEPNSKIVFHNILFDAFKINVVERFIGSMKSRPTLCEVLFKVRTIDNELIKRKDNNIRVKIKGDDFETYQKLTRVLSSYEYKNKLINRKEAEQNYVHFILSLVIANYNLN; encoded by the coding sequence ATGAATTATAAGCTTGAGCTCAATACTCAAGAGCCTAACTCTAAAATTGTTTTTCACAACATCCTATTTGATGCATTTAAGATTAATGTTGTTGAAAGATTTATTGGGTCTATGAAGTCTCGTCCAACACTGTGTGAAGTTTTATTTAAAGTAAGAACTATAGACAATGAGCTCATTAAAAGAAAGGACAATAACATCAGGGTGAAGATTAAGGGAGATGATTTTGAAACCTATCAAAAACTAACGAGGGTTTTGAGTTCTTATGAGTATAAAAATAAACTGATCAATAGAAAAGAGGCTGAGCAGAATTATGTTCATTTCATTTTGAGCTTAGTTATTGCTAATTATAATCTGAATTAA
- a CDS encoding sterol desaturase family protein, translated as MNFLIVLGVFISMEGATWLIHRYIMHGFLWGLHRDHHDHSHYGKLERNDLFFFIFASPAIALLYLGVKQQFSYWFFIGLGISLYGMAYFFVHDIFIHQRAKVFTKTKNPYFLAIRRAHKQHHRHLGKEDGECFGFLWVPFKYFKMYFNKK; from the coding sequence ATGAATTTTCTGATCGTTTTGGGTGTGTTTATTTCCATGGAGGGTGCTACATGGCTTATCCACCGATATATTATGCATGGCTTTCTGTGGGGGCTGCATCGGGATCATCATGATCATAGCCATTACGGGAAACTTGAAAGAAATGATTTGTTTTTTTTCATTTTTGCAAGCCCGGCTATTGCTTTATTATACCTTGGAGTAAAACAGCAATTCAGTTATTGGTTTTTCATTGGTCTGGGAATAAGTCTTTACGGAATGGCTTATTTCTTTGTACATGATATTTTTATTCATCAAAGAGCAAAGGTTTTTACCAAAACAAAGAACCCATATTTCCTTGCGATCAGACGTGCTCATAAACAGCATCACAGACATCTGGGGAAAGAAGATGGAGAATGCTTTGGCTTTCTGTGGGTTCCTTTTAAATATTTTAAAATGTATTTCAATAAAAAATGA